One Diabrotica virgifera virgifera chromosome 3, PGI_DIABVI_V3a genomic window carries:
- the LOC114327290 gene encoding cAMP-specific 3',5'-cyclic phosphodiesterase isoform X9, whose translation MLFSNEIWAATKRQALKRTNSCQDRIERIPPSSEELFENIPWMNIMADLTVKSAIAEYEFKRMLNKELSHFSESSKSGNQISEYICSTFLDKQQELDLPSLRDEVPELLPKPTQRKERARGPHSTMSQISGVNRKPLCHTNSFTGEKLPLHGIETPYEEELGKSLIMIDQWGIDIFRIGELSNGKPLTCVAYTTFNNRDLLKTMNIPPKTFITFMMTLEDHYVKENPFHNSLHAADVAQSTHVLLNTPALESVFTPLEVTAALFAACIHDVDHPGLTNQFLINSSSELALMYNDESVLENHHLAVAFKLLSNDGCDIFCNMTKKQRQTLRKMVIDMVLSTDMSKHMTLLADLKTMVETKKVAGSGVLLLDNYTDRIQVLENLVHCADLSNPTKPLDLYRRWVDLLMEEFFQQGDKERESKMDISPMCDRHSATIEKTQVGFIDYIVHPLWETWADLVHPDAQDILDTLEENRDWYQNAIPPSPPPEETPESQRPGIRFQVTLEEGEGESEEGPM comes from the exons ATGCTGTTTTCTAATGAGATCTGGGCGGCTACAAAACGGCAGGCATTGAAAAGGACGAATTCCTGCCAGGATAGAATTGAAAGGATCCCTCCTAGCTCGGAAGAACTTTTCGAAAATATCCCTTGGATGAATATCATGGCTGATCTGACTGTTAAATCTGCTATAGCTGAATATGAG TTTAAACGTATGCTGAATAAGGAGCTGTCTCATTTCTCCGAATCTAGCAAATCTGGCAATCAAATATCGGAATATATCTGCTCCACTTTCCTAG ACAAACAACAAGAATTGGACCTACCCTCCCTTCGTGATGAAGTCCCTGAGCTCCTCCCAAAACCCACTCAACGCAAAGAACGTGCCCGAGGACCGCATTCTACCATGTCTCAAATATCAGGTGTTAATCGTAAACCACTTTGCCACACCAATTCTTTTACCGGTGAGAAGTTACCTTTGCACGGCATTGAAACACCTTACGAAGAAGAATTAGGCAAAAGTTTGATTATGATAGATCAATGGGGTATCGATATTTTCCGCATCGGAGAGTTAAGCAACGGAAAGCCCCTAACCTGTGTAGCTTACACGACCTTTAACAATAGAGACCTCTTGAAGACAATGAACATCCCGCCGAAGACGTTTATAACTTTTATGATGACCCTAGAAGACCATTATGTGAAAGAAAATCCTTTCCACAATTCCCTGCATGCAGCGGATGTGGCTCAAAGTACACATGTACTGCTGAATACTCCTGCATTAGAATCTGTATTTACACCGCTAGAAGTGACAGCAGCTCTATTCGCAGCGTGCATTCACGACGTAGACCATCCTGGACTTACCAATCAATTTCTAATTAATTCTAGTTCTGAGTTAGCCCTTATGTATAATGACGAAAGCGTACTAGAGAATCATCACTTAGCTGTTGCCTTTAAATTACTTTCTAACGACGGTTGCGATATTTTCTGTAATATGACCAAAAAGCAGAGACAAACTCTTAGGAAGATGGTCATAGACATGGTTCTTAGTACTGATATGTCCAAACATATGACTCTTTTAGCTGATCTAAAGACTATGGTAGAAACGAAAAAAGTAGCTGGTTCAGGGGTACTTCTTTTAGATAATTACACAGATAGAATACAAGTTTTGGAAAATTTAGTGCACTGTGCAGATTTAAGTAATCCTACCAAACCTTTGGATCTCTATAGACGTTGGGTAGATCTCCTCATGGAAGAATTTTTCCAGCAAGGAGACAAAGAAAGAGAATCCAAAATGGATATCAGTCCCATGTGCGATAGGCATTCAGCTACAATAGAAAAGACCCAAGTTGGTTTCATAGATTATATAGTACATCCCTTATGGGAAACTTGGGCAGATCTAGTGCATCCTGACGCTCAGGATATTTTGGACACCTTAGAAGAAAACCGCGATTGGTATCAAAACGCTATACCACCGAGCCCCCCTCCAGAAGAGACTCCCGAGTCCCAGCGACCAGGCATCAGATTCCAAGTCACTTTAGAAGAAGGCGAAGGGGAATCTGAAGAAGGTCCGATGTGA